One segment of Streptomyces bathyalis DNA contains the following:
- a CDS encoding uridine kinase family protein, whose amino-acid sequence MLRDLPPSCGPVRLVGVDGHAGSGKTTFAGRLSAALGGAPVLHLDDLASHDAFFDWTGRLTEQVLTPLSQGRTAHYAAYDWTRAAFPADADAWTPLPPEPVVLVEGVGAGRRSLRPRLACLMWMDMAPQDAWRRGRMRDGEALADFWDAWMRSEKAHFAEDPSYSSANYVVRQGELGFEVREGPAGGR is encoded by the coding sequence CTGCTCCGGGATCTGCCGCCCTCGTGCGGGCCCGTGCGGCTGGTCGGCGTGGACGGCCACGCGGGGTCGGGCAAGACGACCTTCGCCGGCCGGCTCTCCGCCGCCCTCGGCGGGGCCCCCGTGCTGCATCTGGACGATCTGGCCAGTCACGACGCCTTCTTCGACTGGACCGGACGTCTCACCGAACAGGTGCTCACCCCCCTCTCGCAGGGGCGCACGGCGCACTACGCGGCGTACGACTGGACGCGGGCCGCCTTCCCCGCGGACGCGGACGCGTGGACGCCGCTGCCGCCCGAACCCGTGGTCCTCGTCGAGGGCGTCGGGGCGGGCCGCCGCTCGCTGCGTCCGCGTCTGGCCTGCCTGATGTGGATGGACATGGCGCCGCAGGACGCGTGGCGACGTGGCCGGATGCGGGACGGCGAGGCGCTGGCGGATTTCTGGGATGCATGGATGCGCAGCGAGAAAGCGCATTTCGCGGAGGACCCCTCGTATTCGTCTGCGAATTACGTGGTGCGTCAGGGAGAGCTGGGATTCGAGGTGCGGGAGGGGCCTGCGGGAGGCCGCTGA
- a CDS encoding aldo/keto reductase yields MPPVPFDLHAATPATRIGLGLAALGRPAYITLGRESDLPADRTVEAMETRSHEVLDAAYAHGVRYFDVARSYGRSEEFLAEWLRSRSRSDDVVIGSKWGYTYTGEWRTDAKVHEVKDHSRATFERQLAETRRLLGSRLDLYQVHSVTPGSPVLTDRALQDELAGLAAEGVTIGLSTSGPEQAAAIRSALSVEVEGIPLFSSVQATYNLLEPSAGPALAEAHDAGRTVIVKEALANGRLAQEAAHSPLGHLARETGTTTDALALAAVLHQPWAGIVLSGAATTGQLNDNISASGAHLTPGDVEALSSMAETATAYWQHRATLPWT; encoded by the coding sequence ATGCCGCCCGTGCCTTTCGACCTTCACGCCGCCACCCCGGCCACCCGGATCGGGCTCGGCCTGGCCGCTCTGGGACGTCCGGCCTACATCACCCTGGGACGGGAGTCGGATCTGCCCGCCGACCGGACGGTCGAGGCGATGGAGACCCGCTCCCACGAAGTGCTCGACGCGGCATACGCCCACGGGGTGCGGTACTTCGACGTGGCCCGCTCCTACGGCAGGTCGGAGGAGTTCCTTGCCGAGTGGCTGCGGAGCCGCTCCCGGAGCGACGACGTCGTGATCGGCAGCAAGTGGGGCTACACGTACACCGGCGAGTGGCGCACCGACGCGAAGGTGCACGAGGTCAAGGACCACAGCCGGGCCACCTTCGAGCGCCAACTGGCCGAGACGCGGCGCCTTCTCGGCAGCCGCCTCGACCTGTACCAGGTCCACTCCGTGACGCCGGGCAGCCCCGTCCTCACCGATCGCGCGCTGCAGGACGAACTCGCCGGTCTCGCCGCCGAGGGCGTCACCATCGGACTGTCCACGAGCGGGCCCGAACAGGCAGCCGCCATCCGCTCGGCGCTCTCCGTCGAGGTGGAGGGCATCCCGCTCTTCTCCAGCGTCCAGGCCACGTACAACCTGCTCGAACCGTCGGCCGGGCCCGCGCTCGCGGAGGCGCACGACGCGGGACGCACCGTCATCGTCAAGGAGGCCCTCGCCAACGGCCGTCTCGCACAGGAGGCGGCTCACTCACCCCTCGGCCACCTCGCGAGGGAGACCGGCACCACCACGGACGCCCTGGCTCTGGCCGCCGTCCTGCATCAGCCCTGGGCGGGCATCGTCCTCTCCGGCGCCGCCACGACGGGCCAGCTCAACGACAACATCTCGGCGTCCGGCGCCCACCTGACGCCCGGCGACGTGGAGGCGCTGTCGTCCATGGCGGAGACGGCGACCGCGTACTGGCAGCACAGGGCCACCCTGCCGTGGACGTAG
- a CDS encoding permease: MPTTEAAPPRAEGREAESPQRRRVSSSLVLILVLLLVMVLQAPVGRALSAPVMQSWMTVFVAVVVQALPFLVLGVLLSAVIAVFVPPSFFVRALPKRPALAVPVAGVGGAVLPGCECASVPVAGALVRRGVTPAAALAFLLSAPAINPIVLTATAVAFPRNPEMVLARFVASLLVACAMGWMWQRWARTDWLRPPARPSFEGLGKGAAFWGSVRHDVMHAGGFLVVGAMAAATLKAVVPAGWLESAAANPVVAVLALGLLAVLLSICSEADAFVAASLSQFSLTARLAFLVVGPMIDLKLFAMQAATFGRGFAVRFAPATFALAVLVSVLVGAVLL; encoded by the coding sequence GTGCCGACCACCGAAGCAGCTCCGCCACGGGCCGAAGGGCGCGAGGCGGAGAGCCCGCAGCGCCGGCGGGTCAGCTCGTCGCTCGTGCTGATTCTCGTGCTGCTCCTGGTGATGGTGCTGCAGGCGCCCGTCGGCCGGGCGCTGTCCGCTCCGGTGATGCAGAGCTGGATGACCGTGTTCGTCGCGGTGGTCGTGCAGGCGCTGCCCTTCCTCGTGCTCGGTGTGCTGCTCTCGGCGGTCATCGCTGTCTTCGTCCCGCCGTCGTTCTTCGTCCGCGCGCTCCCGAAGCGGCCCGCGCTGGCGGTGCCGGTCGCCGGAGTGGGCGGAGCGGTGCTGCCCGGCTGCGAATGCGCTTCCGTACCGGTGGCCGGTGCGCTCGTACGGCGGGGCGTCACACCGGCCGCGGCCCTGGCCTTCCTGCTGTCCGCCCCGGCGATCAACCCGATCGTGCTGACCGCCACCGCCGTCGCGTTCCCCCGCAATCCTGAGATGGTGCTCGCGCGGTTCGTCGCGAGTCTGCTGGTCGCGTGCGCGATGGGGTGGATGTGGCAGAGGTGGGCCCGCACCGACTGGCTGCGCCCGCCGGCCCGCCCCTCCTTCGAGGGCCTCGGCAAAGGGGCGGCGTTCTGGGGATCCGTGCGGCACGACGTCATGCACGCCGGCGGCTTCCTCGTCGTCGGCGCTATGGCTGCCGCCACCCTCAAGGCCGTGGTCCCGGCCGGCTGGCTGGAGAGTGCGGCCGCCAACCCCGTGGTGGCAGTCCTCGCCCTGGGCCTCCTCGCCGTGCTGTTGTCGATCTGCTCCGAGGCCGACGCGTTCGTGGCCGCCTCCCTGTCGCAGTTCTCGCTCACGGCCCGGCTGGCCTTCCTCGTCGTCGGGCCGATGATCGATCTGAAGCTCTTCGCCATGCAGGCCGCCACATTCGGCCGGGGGTTCGCGGTGCGGTTCGCCCCCGCCACCTTCGCCCTGGCGGTACTTGTCTCGGTCCTGGTCGGGGCGGTGCTCCTGTGA
- a CDS encoding peptidase C39 family protein, with the protein MNSRPTTRRTVLAAAVAAAAMATAPPASAAGLAGRPGRAAAEKSKISLHSWNTKRDWEAGKAEGTRVVGRGRPAVVFETPQGTAKYKDPHTGESATWEYATWTSPLQSAGVAAGEVIASWNAHTPKGTWLRVELEGRYSDGTKTPWYTMGIWTAGDGKDVPRRTSVDDQSDGKSSVWTDTLAIDDLDSDLRLIAYKLRVTLYRALASGAKPAVWRLSAMSSDVPDRFEVPASKPGPGRGIELEVPRFSQEVHKGRYPEYDNGGEAWCSPTSSTMILEYWGRTPSKKDLEWVDPDFTDPQVCHAARYTFDYQYEGCGNWPFNAAYAATYRDMEAVVTRLGSLTDVERLVAAGIPVITSQSFIESELDGAGYGTAGHLMTVIGFTQDGDIIANDPASEDNDAVRHIYKRRQWENIWLRTKRKDADGKVKSGTGGVCYLYFPTSLSAGQRKVLRDLGIR; encoded by the coding sequence ATGAACAGCAGACCCACCACGCGCCGTACCGTACTCGCCGCCGCCGTCGCCGCGGCGGCCATGGCAACCGCCCCGCCCGCCTCGGCGGCAGGTCTGGCCGGCAGGCCCGGCCGAGCGGCAGCCGAAAAGTCGAAGATCTCGCTGCACAGCTGGAACACCAAGCGCGACTGGGAGGCGGGCAAGGCCGAGGGCACGCGCGTGGTGGGGCGTGGCCGCCCCGCCGTCGTCTTCGAGACCCCGCAGGGCACCGCCAAGTACAAGGACCCGCACACCGGCGAGAGCGCCACCTGGGAGTACGCCACCTGGACCTCGCCGCTGCAGTCCGCCGGGGTGGCCGCGGGTGAAGTCATCGCCTCGTGGAACGCGCACACTCCGAAGGGCACCTGGCTGCGCGTCGAACTCGAGGGCCGCTACTCCGACGGCACGAAGACGCCCTGGTACACGATGGGCATCTGGACCGCAGGCGACGGCAAGGACGTGCCGCGGCGCACCTCCGTCGACGACCAGAGCGACGGCAAGTCCAGCGTGTGGACGGACACTCTCGCCATCGACGACCTCGACAGCGACCTGCGTCTGATCGCCTACAAGCTGCGCGTCACGCTCTACCGGGCGCTGGCCAGCGGGGCGAAGCCGGCCGTGTGGCGGCTGAGCGCGATGAGTTCGGACGTTCCCGACCGCTTCGAGGTCCCGGCGTCCAAGCCCGGCCCCGGCCGCGGTATCGAACTGGAGGTTCCGCGCTTCTCGCAGGAGGTGCACAAGGGCCGGTACCCCGAGTACGACAACGGCGGTGAGGCCTGGTGCAGCCCGACCTCGTCGACGATGATCCTCGAGTACTGGGGCCGCACGCCGTCCAAGAAGGACCTGGAGTGGGTCGACCCCGACTTCACGGACCCGCAGGTGTGTCACGCGGCGCGCTACACCTTCGACTACCAGTACGAGGGCTGCGGCAACTGGCCCTTCAACGCGGCCTATGCGGCGACCTACCGCGACATGGAGGCTGTGGTCACCCGACTGGGGAGCCTCACCGACGTCGAGCGGCTGGTGGCGGCGGGGATTCCCGTCATCACCTCGCAGTCCTTCATCGAGTCGGAGCTGGACGGCGCCGGTTACGGCACGGCCGGGCATCTGATGACCGTCATCGGCTTCACGCAGGACGGCGACATCATCGCCAACGACCCTGCCTCCGAAGACAACGACGCCGTGCGTCACATCTACAAGCGCAGGCAGTGGGAGAACATCTGGCTGCGCACCAAGCGCAAGGACGCGGACGGCAAGGTCAAGTCCGGTACGGGCGGCGTGTGTTACCTCTACTTCCCGACCAGCCTGTCGGCCGGGCAGCGCAAGGTCCTCCGCGACCTCGGCATCCGCTGA
- a CDS encoding glycoside hydrolase family 127 protein, with the protein MEAQPTSASPVSAGPLALTAGARTVLRPAAAARITGGLWEARRTANAHRSIPGGYDRLEEAGNLHNLRLAAGEADGEYAGDLPFMDSDVHKWLEAAAWQLGDPGTTAATSAELTGRIAELAGLLARAQQSDGYLQTHFQVRKPGVRFEELDWGHELYCAGHLIQAAVAHARTTGGSELLDVARRFADHIDERFGTGENRIDGICGHPEIETALVELYRCTGERRHLDRARWFVDRRGHGLLPEGRFGSRYWQDHVPVREADAVAGHSVRQLYLLAGVVDVYAETGDRTLLETAERLWEEMGATRTYLTGGVGSHHKDEAFGDPYELPPERAYTETCAAIASVMFGWRLLLATGRARYADHLERVLFNGFLSGVSLDGERYVYVNPLQVRDGHERDDGDHTAFRTRWFRCACCPPNVMRLLASLPHYMAAADGEGLVLHQYATGTYASDGIAVRVSTDYPWRGRVEVSITETAGGDRPLTLRVPHWARGRWSVSVAGEPLGPDEARDEDGWLRLRRRWQPGDTVVLDLDLAPRLTTPPERADAVRGCVAVERGPLVYCVEQVDQPAGTRLEDLRLDTGHALTSEERPGLLGGTVTVGATAHTAAPGSSTSWWPYGRYGESGERTGEAPGEPFEMTAVPYHLWAHREHGPMRVWIPVDGSRSDAVRD; encoded by the coding sequence ATGGAGGCGCAACCCACCTCCGCAAGTCCCGTCTCCGCCGGCCCTCTCGCGCTCACCGCCGGAGCCCGGACCGTCCTCCGGCCCGCCGCCGCGGCCCGTATCACCGGCGGGCTGTGGGAGGCACGGCGCACGGCCAACGCCCACCGAAGCATCCCCGGCGGGTACGACCGGCTGGAGGAGGCCGGCAACCTGCACAATCTCCGCCTGGCGGCCGGTGAGGCCGACGGCGAATACGCGGGCGACCTGCCGTTCATGGACTCCGACGTGCACAAGTGGCTGGAGGCCGCCGCCTGGCAGCTCGGCGACCCCGGCACCACCGCGGCCACCTCCGCCGAACTCACCGGCAGGATCGCCGAACTGGCCGGACTGCTCGCCCGCGCGCAGCAGTCCGACGGATACCTCCAGACCCACTTCCAGGTGCGCAAGCCCGGAGTGCGCTTCGAGGAGCTGGACTGGGGCCACGAGCTGTACTGCGCCGGTCACCTCATCCAGGCCGCCGTGGCGCACGCGAGGACCACCGGCGGCAGTGAACTCCTCGACGTGGCACGCCGGTTCGCGGACCACATCGACGAACGGTTCGGGACGGGCGAGAACCGGATCGACGGGATCTGCGGCCACCCGGAGATCGAGACGGCGCTGGTCGAGCTGTACCGGTGCACGGGCGAGCGGCGTCACCTGGACCGTGCCCGCTGGTTCGTGGACCGCCGCGGCCACGGACTGCTTCCCGAGGGACGGTTCGGCAGCAGGTACTGGCAGGACCACGTGCCGGTCCGGGAAGCCGACGCCGTGGCAGGCCATTCGGTACGTCAGCTCTACCTGCTCGCCGGTGTCGTCGACGTCTACGCCGAGACGGGAGACCGGACGCTGCTGGAGACCGCCGAACGACTGTGGGAGGAGATGGGGGCGACCAGGACGTACCTCACCGGCGGCGTCGGATCGCACCACAAGGACGAAGCCTTCGGCGACCCGTACGAGCTGCCCCCCGAGCGGGCCTACACCGAGACCTGCGCAGCCATCGCATCGGTCATGTTCGGCTGGCGGCTGCTGCTGGCGACCGGCCGTGCGCGCTACGCGGATCACTTGGAGCGTGTGCTGTTCAACGGCTTCCTCTCCGGCGTCTCCCTCGACGGCGAGCGCTACGTCTACGTCAACCCGCTCCAGGTGCGCGACGGACATGAGCGTGACGACGGTGACCACACGGCGTTCCGCACCCGCTGGTTCCGCTGTGCGTGCTGCCCGCCGAACGTGATGCGGCTGCTGGCATCCCTGCCGCACTACATGGCAGCCGCCGACGGTGAAGGGCTGGTTCTGCACCAGTACGCGACGGGCACGTACGCGAGTGACGGCATCGCCGTCCGCGTGTCCACCGACTACCCCTGGCGCGGCCGCGTCGAGGTCAGCATCACCGAAACCGCGGGCGGCGACCGTCCGTTGACGCTGCGCGTGCCGCACTGGGCGCGGGGCCGCTGGTCCGTGAGCGTGGCGGGGGAGCCGCTGGGCCCGGACGAGGCCCGCGACGAGGACGGATGGCTGAGGCTGCGCCGCCGCTGGCAGCCCGGCGACACGGTCGTCCTCGACCTGGATCTCGCGCCGAGGCTGACCACACCGCCGGAGCGCGCCGACGCGGTCCGCGGGTGCGTGGCCGTCGAACGCGGGCCGCTCGTCTACTGCGTCGAACAGGTCGACCAGCCGGCCGGTACCCGGCTGGAGGACCTGCGCCTGGACACCGGGCACGCCCTCACCTCGGAGGAGCGGCCCGGCCTGCTCGGCGGCACGGTCACCGTGGGCGCAACGGCGCACACCGCCGCACCCGGCTCCTCCACTTCGTGGTGGCCGTACGGCCGGTACGGGGAAAGCGGCGAGCGGACGGGTGAGGCACCGGGGGAGCCGTTCGAGATGACGGCGGTGCCGTACCACCTGTGGGCGCACCGCGAGCACGGCCCGATGCGGGTGTGGATCCCCGTGGACGGGAGCCGGTCGGACGCCGTGCGGGACTGA
- a CDS encoding cobalamin-binding protein, with translation MRIVSLLPAATDIVAELGLAGDLVGRTHECDWPPEAVKDTPVVTSAGFDADLMGSKEISEAVGGARHSGSSLYALDLGKLAELEPDVVLTQELCEVCAVSYSSVAGAVRTMESGPTVLSLEPRTLTDVLGCVERVGAELGVPLEGARQAAALRQRLEKVRKSVAGRPRPRVAAIEWLDPLWPAGHWVPEQIRTAGGEPLLAEAGEHTEPVDWETVRAAQPEVLLLMPCGLGPERTEAEKELLTGLPGWAELPAVRDGQVWVVDGPAYFNRPGPRVVRGAEVLAHILHGVTIGDEVTPDEARHATG, from the coding sequence ATGCGCATCGTCTCCCTGCTTCCCGCGGCGACGGACATCGTCGCCGAACTCGGCCTGGCCGGCGATCTGGTGGGCCGCACGCACGAGTGCGACTGGCCGCCCGAAGCGGTGAAGGACACACCGGTCGTGACCTCTGCGGGCTTCGACGCGGACCTGATGGGCAGCAAGGAGATCTCGGAAGCCGTCGGCGGTGCGCGCCACAGCGGCTCGTCGCTGTACGCGCTCGACCTCGGGAAACTCGCCGAGCTCGAACCCGATGTGGTGCTCACCCAGGAGCTGTGCGAGGTCTGCGCGGTCTCCTACAGCAGTGTCGCGGGGGCCGTGCGCACGATGGAGAGCGGACCGACGGTGCTGAGCCTGGAGCCCCGCACCCTCACGGACGTCCTCGGCTGCGTGGAACGCGTCGGCGCGGAGCTGGGCGTCCCCCTGGAGGGGGCGAGGCAAGCCGCGGCGCTGCGGCAACGCCTGGAGAAGGTACGCAAGTCGGTCGCCGGCCGGCCCAGGCCGCGGGTGGCGGCGATCGAATGGCTGGACCCGTTGTGGCCGGCGGGTCACTGGGTGCCCGAGCAGATCCGCACCGCCGGCGGTGAACCCCTGCTCGCCGAAGCCGGTGAGCACACCGAACCTGTCGACTGGGAGACCGTACGGGCCGCGCAGCCCGAGGTGCTGCTGCTCATGCCGTGCGGGCTCGGTCCCGAACGCACCGAAGCGGAGAAGGAGTTGCTCACCGGACTGCCGGGCTGGGCGGAGCTGCCGGCCGTGCGGGACGGACAGGTGTGGGTGGTGGACGGCCCGGCATACTTCAACCGCCCGGGGCCGCGCGTGGTGCGGGGAGCCGAGGTGCTCGCCCACATCCTCCACGGAGTCACCATCGGCGACGAGGTCACGCCGGACGAGGCAAGGCACGCAACGGGATAG
- a CDS encoding flavin monoamine oxidase family protein, whose product MRRVRPVSESRGGGPGRRTVVTAGLSVAAGGIAGGGRSRGAHRAAGPGAVPEPVSLLRTSWSRDPFARGSYSFLAPSPLGAKARTLLAAPLNGRLHFAGEACSSEAPATAHGALESGRRAAVEIIRSDRAGRRVVVIGAGFAGLGCARELADEGYEVTVLEARDRVGGRVRTRRIAGVPAEMGASWIHGSQGNVMTRVLRQSGGRGREFDYDSVTGRDAAAVAELGRHRRKLDDVEEPDTTPVSAVLPRSPSAALRYAANVHYTQEYAADPDRLAVSAEWEGRELRGPDLLLPEGYDRLIAQVRGELPVRTGAVVTSVRHNSEGAAVRVRNGPQVEADHAVVTVPVGVLKAGTLAFDPPLPPVKSQALEALGSGLLDKLWLEFPYVFWDRNVDVIEFFDREEPGLWSWWVNGWKVFGEPVLLGFNAGRTAQSLARASDDAVLASCMKALRGMRR is encoded by the coding sequence ATGAGGCGTGTGCGCCCGGTGAGTGAATCACGCGGGGGCGGCCCGGGACGCAGGACCGTGGTGACCGCCGGTCTCTCGGTTGCGGCCGGAGGGATCGCCGGTGGCGGGCGGAGTCGCGGGGCCCACCGGGCGGCGGGACCGGGCGCCGTTCCCGAGCCGGTGTCCCTTCTCCGTACGTCGTGGTCGAGGGACCCGTTCGCCCGGGGCTCGTACTCCTTCCTCGCCCCGAGCCCGCTCGGGGCGAAGGCGCGGACACTGCTCGCCGCACCCCTGAACGGACGTCTGCATTTCGCGGGGGAGGCCTGCTCGTCCGAGGCTCCGGCCACGGCCCACGGAGCGCTGGAAAGCGGACGGCGTGCCGCCGTGGAGATCATCCGCAGTGACCGTGCGGGGCGGCGCGTGGTGGTGATCGGTGCGGGCTTCGCCGGTCTGGGCTGCGCCCGCGAACTGGCGGACGAGGGCTACGAGGTGACCGTTCTGGAAGCCCGTGACCGTGTCGGCGGCCGCGTCCGGACCCGGCGGATCGCCGGCGTCCCGGCCGAGATGGGTGCCTCCTGGATCCACGGCTCCCAGGGCAACGTGATGACGCGTGTGCTGCGGCAGAGCGGTGGCCGTGGCCGCGAGTTCGACTACGACAGCGTCACCGGGCGCGATGCCGCCGCCGTGGCCGAACTCGGCCGTCACCGCAGGAAGCTCGACGACGTCGAGGAGCCGGACACCACTCCGGTCTCCGCGGTCCTTCCCCGGTCGCCTTCGGCCGCCCTGCGCTACGCGGCCAACGTCCACTACACCCAGGAGTACGCCGCCGACCCCGACCGGCTCGCCGTGAGCGCGGAGTGGGAGGGCCGTGAGCTGCGAGGGCCCGATCTGCTGCTGCCGGAGGGCTACGACCGTCTGATCGCCCAGGTCCGCGGTGAGCTTCCCGTGCGTACCGGGGCCGTCGTGACCTCAGTGCGCCACAACTCCGAAGGGGCCGCGGTCAGGGTGAGGAACGGTCCGCAGGTCGAAGCCGACCACGCCGTGGTCACCGTCCCGGTCGGTGTACTGAAGGCCGGGACGCTCGCGTTCGACCCGCCTCTGCCGCCGGTGAAGTCGCAGGCCCTCGAAGCGCTCGGCAGCGGGCTGCTCGACAAGCTCTGGCTGGAGTTCCCCTACGTCTTCTGGGACCGGAACGTCGATGTCATCGAGTTCTTCGACCGCGAGGAACCGGGACTGTGGTCCTGGTGGGTCAACGGCTGGAAGGTCTTCGGCGAACCCGTGCTCCTTGGCTTCAACGCGGGCAGGACGGCCCAGAGTCTGGCCCGGGCTTCCGACGACGCGGTCCTCGCCAGCTGTATGAAGGCGCTCCGCGGCATGCGCCGGTAG
- a CDS encoding glycoside hydrolase family 5 protein, with the protein MSFVRSALALALVAGLAGASMPEPQAPRSGHRPAAQLPVRAAAHTADSPEPGAAVPPVEDWEPPLSTRGRYVVDAKGERFKLRSGNWHGASGTWTGSGSPDDPANNHAGEKSDRMPLGLDRAPMPEIVAGFRELGLNSVRLPFSNEMIHDERPVADASVAANPALKGKTPLQVYDAAVEALTDAGLAVILNNHTNTTRWCCGVDGNERWNSGQSTEKWESDWLFMTRRYRDNPRVAGADLYNEVRRSVLDDPNWGLGDRHDWFAASQRLGDRILQESNENLLVIVEGINWTGLPVDGLPHGRPTLEPVQRLSHTLVRSGKLVYSAHFYGYTGPNHSGATGIGETSDPRYRDLGRGELHDVLRRQAFYVASQQDQHFTAPVWISEFGVGGRDGTGAKERAWFENFVDFLVETDADFAYWPLVGWHEDRKGNGWALLQWDSAGRRIGVFDGDDWRAGAWSRLVGTPGRTGEVPPVDRWSMLSPDHGDFVQSLRMRKLPDWDEGARKSACPDGQRLAGLSHSGNRGLCTDAGARGLSAPDGAHEVVRDERHVEPGHDWAPGHTKFQCPPGQFLTGYSARGAAVSAALCTEARERLGGGGRAVWFDRSDSRPPGAGGGDFAYGHHKGQCADDEYAAGIAWTGRGGSSGAPDALLCRNLR; encoded by the coding sequence ATGTCCTTCGTCAGATCAGCGCTCGCGCTCGCCCTGGTGGCGGGCCTGGCGGGTGCTTCGATGCCCGAGCCGCAAGCGCCCCGGTCCGGGCACCGCCCAGCGGCCCAACTGCCCGTCCGCGCCGCCGCGCACACCGCTGACAGCCCGGAACCCGGCGCCGCCGTCCCGCCCGTGGAGGACTGGGAGCCCCCGCTCAGCACCCGGGGCCGGTACGTCGTCGACGCCAAGGGGGAGCGGTTCAAGCTGCGCTCCGGCAACTGGCATGGCGCGAGCGGCACTTGGACCGGGTCGGGCAGTCCCGACGACCCCGCGAACAACCACGCGGGTGAGAAGTCCGACCGCATGCCCCTTGGGCTGGACCGCGCGCCGATGCCGGAGATCGTCGCGGGGTTCCGCGAACTCGGGCTCAACAGCGTGCGTCTGCCGTTCTCCAACGAGATGATCCACGACGAACGTCCGGTCGCCGACGCCTCGGTGGCGGCCAATCCGGCGCTGAAGGGCAAGACGCCCCTCCAGGTCTACGACGCGGCGGTCGAGGCGCTCACCGACGCCGGCCTCGCGGTGATCCTCAACAACCACACCAACACCACTCGCTGGTGCTGCGGCGTCGACGGCAACGAGCGCTGGAACAGCGGCCAGAGCACCGAGAAGTGGGAGAGCGACTGGCTGTTCATGACCCGCCGCTACCGCGACAACCCGCGCGTCGCGGGCGCCGACCTCTACAACGAGGTGCGTCGCTCCGTGCTCGACGACCCCAACTGGGGCCTCGGCGACCGGCATGACTGGTTCGCCGCGTCGCAGCGCCTCGGAGACCGCATCCTCCAGGAGTCGAACGAGAACCTTCTCGTGATCGTCGAGGGGATCAACTGGACCGGGCTTCCCGTGGACGGCCTCCCGCACGGCCGGCCCACTCTCGAGCCCGTCCAGCGCCTCTCCCACACCCTCGTGCGCTCCGGGAAGCTCGTCTACTCGGCCCACTTCTACGGCTACACGGGACCGAACCACAGCGGCGCCACCGGCATCGGCGAGACCTCCGATCCCCGCTACCGCGACCTCGGCCGCGGTGAGCTGCACGACGTCCTGCGGCGGCAGGCCTTCTACGTCGCCTCGCAGCAGGACCAGCACTTCACCGCGCCCGTGTGGATCAGCGAGTTCGGGGTCGGCGGCCGGGACGGGACCGGCGCGAAGGAGCGTGCGTGGTTCGAGAACTTCGTCGACTTTCTCGTCGAGACGGACGCGGACTTCGCCTACTGGCCGCTCGTCGGCTGGCACGAGGACCGGAAGGGCAACGGATGGGCGTTGCTGCAATGGGACTCGGCCGGACGGCGCATCGGGGTCTTCGACGGAGACGACTGGCGCGCCGGTGCCTGGAGCCGGCTGGTCGGCACGCCGGGCCGGACGGGCGAGGTCCCGCCCGTGGACCGCTGGTCGATGCTGAGCCCGGACCACGGTGACTTCGTCCAGTCCCTGCGCATGCGGAAGCTGCCCGACTGGGACGAAGGTGCGCGGAAGTCCGCCTGCCCGGACGGCCAGCGCCTCGCCGGGCTCAGCCACTCCGGCAACCGGGGGCTGTGCACCGACGCCGGGGCGCGCGGACTGTCCGCACCGGACGGCGCCCATGAGGTGGTGCGCGACGAACGGCACGTCGAGCCCGGTCATGACTGGGCACCCGGACACACCAAGTTCCAGTGCCCGCCGGGCCAGTTCCTGACCGGGTACAGCGCACGGGGAGCGGCGGTCTCGGCCGCCCTGTGCACCGAGGCGCGGGAGAGGCTGGGCGGGGGCGGCAGGGCCGTGTGGTTCGACCGTTCCGACAGCCGTCCGCCCGGCGCCGGGGGAGGCGACTTCGCATACGGGCACCACAAGGGGCAGTGCGCGGACGACGAGTACGCCGCCGGCATCGCATGGACCGGCCGTGGGGGCTCCTCCGGTGCGCCCGACGCGCTCCTGTGCCGGAACCTGCGCTGA